The Pseudorhodobacter turbinis genome contains a region encoding:
- a CDS encoding MFS transporter, which yields MPQTTSTLTLFQNQTFRMLWIAALASNFGGLVQAVGAAWMMTSLTESQSMVALVQSSVTLPIMIFSLLAGVFADNFDRRKVMLIAQSFMLAVSMVLAVLAYEGMLTPWLLLGFTFLIGCGTALHNPSWQASMGDIVSRDELSAAVSLNSMGFNLMRSIGPAAGGAIVAIAGAAAAFTVNAFSYVGIIAALWFWRPATPQRRLPRERMGSAFSAGLRYVAMSPNLIKVIFRGFLFGLSAIAVLALLPLIVRELLQGGAFVYGVLLGCFGLGAVGGAFMNARLRARFQNERITQSAFLAFAVSCIILAISRHYVISGMALLFAGGSWVLALSLFNVTVQLSTPRWVVGRALALYQTGVFGGMAGGSWAWGAIAQNFGADVAMFLAAAMLVFGALVGLRLPLPDSSELDLNPLNTFKEPPLRLELRQRSGPIMIMVDYEIEQKDVGEFLAVMSARRRIRIRDGAQQWTLLRDLENPDVWTETYHVPTWIEYVRHHERRTQADAESYEQVLKLHRGKERPKVHRMIERQAISLRDDTPRKDVPEEATGKKRGL from the coding sequence GTGCCGCAAACTACATCGACACTGACGCTTTTTCAAAACCAGACGTTCCGCATGCTCTGGATTGCTGCCCTTGCCTCGAACTTCGGGGGGCTTGTGCAGGCTGTCGGCGCGGCCTGGATGATGACATCGCTGACAGAATCGCAAAGCATGGTCGCGCTTGTGCAATCCTCGGTGACGCTTCCCATTATGATTTTTTCGCTTTTGGCAGGGGTGTTTGCCGATAATTTCGACCGCCGCAAGGTCATGCTTATCGCGCAATCCTTCATGCTTGCCGTCTCGATGGTGCTTGCTGTCTTGGCCTATGAGGGGATGCTGACGCCTTGGTTGCTGCTTGGTTTTACCTTCCTGATCGGTTGCGGAACGGCGCTGCATAACCCGTCCTGGCAGGCATCGATGGGGGATATCGTTTCGCGCGATGAGCTTTCGGCGGCGGTGTCATTGAACAGCATGGGGTTCAATCTGATGCGCAGCATCGGGCCTGCGGCTGGGGGGGCGATCGTGGCGATTGCGGGGGCCGCTGCTGCCTTTACAGTGAACGCCTTTAGCTATGTCGGTATTATCGCAGCCCTGTGGTTCTGGCGCCCGGCCACGCCGCAGCGTCGCTTGCCGCGCGAACGTATGGGCAGCGCATTTTCCGCAGGGCTGCGCTATGTGGCGATGTCGCCCAACCTTATAAAAGTGATCTTTCGCGGCTTTCTGTTCGGCCTTTCTGCCATTGCCGTTCTGGCGCTGTTGCCGCTGATTGTGCGGGAGCTGTTGCAAGGCGGGGCGTTTGTTTATGGTGTGCTGCTGGGCTGTTTCGGTTTGGGTGCGGTCGGTGGCGCATTTATGAATGCCCGCCTGCGGGCCCGGTTTCAAAACGAGCGTATTACCCAGTCTGCTTTCCTTGCCTTTGCCGTTAGCTGCATCATACTGGCCATAAGCCGTCATTATGTGATCAGCGGTATGGCGCTGTTGTTTGCCGGTGGTAGCTGGGTCTTGGCCCTGTCATTGTTCAATGTAACGGTGCAATTGTCGACGCCGCGCTGGGTCGTTGGCCGGGCGCTTGCGCTTTATCAAACCGGGGTGTTTGGCGGCATGGCGGGGGGGAGTTGGGCCTGGGGGGCAATAGCGCAAAACTTCGGTGCGGATGTTGCGATGTTTCTGGCCGCTGCCATGTTGGTTTTTGGCGCTTTGGTCGGGTTGAGGTTGCCGCTACCGGATTCCTCTGAACTTGACCTCAACCCGTTGAATACGTTTAAGGAACCCCCACTGCGATTGGAGCTGAGACAGCGTAGCGGGCCGATCATGATCATGGTCGATTATGAAATCGAGCAAAAAGATGTGGGTGAGTTTCTTGCCGTGATGAGCGCGCGGCGGCGCATCAGAATTCGTGACGGTGCGCAGCAATGGACGCTTTTGCGCGATCTTGAAAACCCCGATGTTTGGACCGAGACTTATCATGTCCCGACTTGGATCGAATATGTCCGCCATCATGAACGGCGCACACAGGCCGATGCTGAATCTTACGAGCAAGTGCTAAAGCTGCACCGCGGTAAAGAGCGCCCCAAGGTACACCGGATGATTGAGCGGCAGGCGATCTCGCTGCGCGATGATACGCCCCGAAAAGATGTGCCGGAAGAGGCTACGGGTAAAAAACGCGGCCTGTGA
- a CDS encoding exonuclease SbcCD subunit D, giving the protein MRILHTADWHIGQTLNGFDREAEHRAFLDALADVIVTEEVDALLVAGDIFDGINPSGESQRLLYTAIASFLRRRPGLTIVMIAGNHDPAARLEAPEAVLRELGVHVLGGLHRDGATVDLDRHLIPLTDASGTPRAHVLAVPYLRLGDLPGYTVGMQGAGESAVVTAVRALHAGMVAAALPRAGGLPLLAMGHLTCAGGLESEGAERRILIGGDHAVPPEIYPSELTYVALGHLHRAQNLDGGRVRYSGSPFPLSASEIGYNHGVTLVDLDAGPPHRHIPMPPTVACLRIPNTGFAPLDQVETALLALDLDADTPMGLRPFVHIALTPDRPATTLTAEAEALLDRHPVRLASLRIDRTTAEQPQAPPASLADTTPEDLFREAFRQTHSLDPDNSHLSAFRDALSEV; this is encoded by the coding sequence ATGCGCATTTTGCACACCGCCGATTGGCACATTGGCCAAACCCTGAACGGCTTTGACCGCGAGGCCGAACACCGTGCATTTCTGGATGCTTTGGCCGATGTGATCGTCACCGAAGAGGTCGACGCCTTGCTGGTTGCGGGCGATATCTTTGACGGCATCAACCCCTCGGGGGAGTCGCAGCGCCTGCTTTACACCGCAATCGCAAGCTTTTTGCGCCGCCGTCCCGGCCTGACCATTGTGATGATCGCGGGCAACCACGACCCTGCCGCCCGCCTCGAAGCCCCCGAAGCCGTCCTGCGCGAACTGGGCGTGCATGTCTTGGGCGGCCTGCACCGCGATGGCGCAACCGTCGATCTGGACCGCCATCTGATCCCGCTAACTGATGCCAGTGGCACGCCGCGCGCGCATGTTCTGGCCGTGCCTTACCTGCGTCTGGGCGATTTGCCCGGCTATACGGTGGGTATGCAGGGCGCGGGGGAAAGTGCCGTGGTCACCGCCGTCCGCGCGCTTCATGCAGGCATGGTTGCGGCGGCCCTGCCCCGCGCGGGCGGCCTGCCGCTCTTGGCGATGGGGCATCTGACCTGTGCGGGCGGGCTGGAATCCGAAGGCGCCGAGCGCCGCATCCTGATTGGCGGCGATCATGCCGTGCCACCTGAAATCTACCCGAGTGAGCTTACCTATGTCGCATTGGGCCATTTGCACCGTGCGCAAAACCTCGATGGCGGACGGGTGCGCTATTCCGGCTCTCCCTTCCCGCTTTCAGCCAGCGAGATCGGCTATAACCATGGCGTGACGCTTGTGGATCTGGATGCAGGCCCGCCGCACCGCCACATCCCGATGCCGCCCACAGTCGCCTGCCTGCGCATACCCAATACCGGATTTGCGCCGCTGGATCAGGTGGAAACCGCGCTCCTCGCGCTTGACCTTGACGCCGACACGCCTATGGGCTTGCGCCCCTTCGTCCACATTGCGCTTACCCCCGACCGGCCCGCGACAACCCTGACCGCCGAGGCCGAGGCGCTGCTTGACCGCCACCCCGTCCGCCTCGCCTCGCTGCGCATTGACCGCACCACAGCGGAACAGCCACAGGCACCGCCTGCCTCGCTGGCCGATACCACCCCCGAGGATCTGTTCCGTGAGGCCTTTCGCCAGACACACAGCCTTGATCCCGACAACAGTCACCTAAGCGCCTTCCGCGACGCGCTGTCCGAGGTATAG